One segment of Cottoperca gobio chromosome 24, fCotGob3.1, whole genome shotgun sequence DNA contains the following:
- the LOC115003751 gene encoding SCAN domain-containing protein 3-like isoform X2, translating into MHPEKADKERPFFQALKDKHAKCGQPFTIGEKLVLPAIKEVISTVMERDPTHVLKSLPLSNDTVARRINEMGADTEEQLCVILQDSYFSIQLDETTTSDNNALLMSTIGPPTVSEALTDDRLLIYIDHLRMVKADMEIRFKDLLDLDVPIWVVQPFQADVVNKCEPAIQEHLIDIQCDDEAQATFLTSDWGSMWVKYAELYPALWEKIKLLLLSFPTTYLVEQGFSQVLHMQSKYRNRLDLMDSGALRLKLTSLQSAVKKLTEKHQVQGSH; encoded by the exons ATGCACCCGGAGAAAGCAGACAAGGAGCGTCCCTTCTTCCAGGCCCTTAAAGATAAGCATG CTAAATGTGGACAGCCGTTCACAATCGGAGAGAAGTTGGTGCTCCCTGCCATCAAAGAGGTCATCTCTACGGTGATGGAGCGTGATCCCACACATGTGCTGAAATCGCTCCCACTCAGCAATGACACCGTGGCACGCAGGATTAATGAAATGGGCGCTgatacagaggagcagctgtgtgtcatcctgCAGGACTCTTATTTCAGCATTCAGCTGGATGAGACAACCACCTCAGACAACAACGCCCTGCTGATGTCCACTATAGGGCCTCCAACA GTGTCTGAAGCACTTACCGATGACCGCCTCCTCATTTACATTGACCACCTGAGGATGGTTAAGGCCGACATGGAGATCCGCTTCAAGGACCTCCTGGACCTCGATGTTCCCATCTGGGTGGTGCAGCCCTTTCAGGCAGACGTGGTAAACAAATGCGAGCCCGCAATCCAGGAGCATCTTATCGACATTCAATGCGACGATGAGGCCCAGGCTACTTTCCTCACCTCTGACTGGGGCAGCATGTGGGTCAAATATGCTGAGCTTTACCCGGCTCTCTGGGAGAAGATCAAgctgcttcttctttcctttcccacAACATATCTGGTTGAACAGGGATTCAGCCAGGTCCTCCACATGCAGTCCAAGTATCGAAATCGCTTGGACTTGATGGACTCCGGCGCACTACGGCTGAAACTAACTTCTCTGCAATCCGCAGTGAAGAAACTGACTGAGAAACACCAAGTGCAGGGCTCACACTAA
- the LOC115003751 gene encoding SCAN domain-containing protein 3-like isoform X1: protein MHPEKADKERPFFQALKDKHGRSTISSLFSRKTSQSDSGLLASYNISLLIAKCGQPFTIGEKLVLPAIKEVISTVMERDPTHVLKSLPLSNDTVARRINEMGADTEEQLCVILQDSYFSIQLDETTTSDNNALLMSTIGPPTVSEALTDDRLLIYIDHLRMVKADMEIRFKDLLDLDVPIWVVQPFQADVVNKCEPAIQEHLIDIQCDDEAQATFLTSDWGSMWVKYAELYPALWEKIKLLLLSFPTTYLVEQGFSQVLHMQSKYRNRLDLMDSGALRLKLTSLQSAVKKLTEKHQVQGSH, encoded by the exons ATGCACCCGGAGAAAGCAGACAAGGAGCGTCCCTTCTTCCAGGCCCTTAAAGATAAGCATGGTAGGAGCACCATCAGCAGTCTCTTCTCTAGGAAGACCAGCCAGAGTGATAGTGGGTTACTGGCGTCATACAACATCTCCCTGCTCATAGCTAAATGTGGACAGCCGTTCACAATCGGAGAGAAGTTGGTGCTCCCTGCCATCAAAGAGGTCATCTCTACGGTGATGGAGCGTGATCCCACACATGTGCTGAAATCGCTCCCACTCAGCAATGACACCGTGGCACGCAGGATTAATGAAATGGGCGCTgatacagaggagcagctgtgtgtcatcctgCAGGACTCTTATTTCAGCATTCAGCTGGATGAGACAACCACCTCAGACAACAACGCCCTGCTGATGTCCACTATAGGGCCTCCAACA GTGTCTGAAGCACTTACCGATGACCGCCTCCTCATTTACATTGACCACCTGAGGATGGTTAAGGCCGACATGGAGATCCGCTTCAAGGACCTCCTGGACCTCGATGTTCCCATCTGGGTGGTGCAGCCCTTTCAGGCAGACGTGGTAAACAAATGCGAGCCCGCAATCCAGGAGCATCTTATCGACATTCAATGCGACGATGAGGCCCAGGCTACTTTCCTCACCTCTGACTGGGGCAGCATGTGGGTCAAATATGCTGAGCTTTACCCGGCTCTCTGGGAGAAGATCAAgctgcttcttctttcctttcccacAACATATCTGGTTGAACAGGGATTCAGCCAGGTCCTCCACATGCAGTCCAAGTATCGAAATCGCTTGGACTTGATGGACTCCGGCGCACTACGGCTGAAACTAACTTCTCTGCAATCCGCAGTGAAGAAACTGACTGAGAAACACCAAGTGCAGGGCTCACACTAA